From the Candidatus Schekmanbacteria bacterium genome, the window CCTGTTTTCAATACTCTTTTCAATAATGTCCAAACCTGCGGATCCATAAAAACATCGCTTGCATTTAAGACTAAATAACCGCCATCTGCTCTCAGTAAAGAACCCGGCTTTATCTTTGTAAAATCACTGTAAATTGCCCCTGTTCTTGTCATTTCCTTTTCAATAGTCCCAAACAATGTTGCAACAGTCGGCGAGGATTCAATTATTATGGGACATTTCTTCTGTTTTGAATTATCGATTAGAAGATTGACTTCATACTTGACGAATGGATTTGCTATCTGGTCATCAAAGGGTGATGATATAGTGCCGTCCAATTGTATCTTCTTTTCACCTGCGCTCTTGAAGATTTCAATTTCCTCCAATATACTCTCTCTTACTTCGTCGAGGTAGTTGGATACTCTTTCTTCTTTGAAGTCTTCTTTAATATCCTCAAGAAAACTATCTATCAGATTGATACAGCTTTCTCTTTCAACATCTTTCAATTTTTCAACCATCTCAAGATTAAGGCTATTAACCTTTTTATAGATTTTTCTAAGGTCGTTTTTCAAATCTTCATATATTTTCTGCATACTCTCATACTTATTTCTGGCAAGTTTTCCTTCAGCAATAAGCGCCTCTGCATTGGCAAAAGGATATGCCTTATCATCTACAAGGAGCAAAATGTCAGGAACGGTAATTTCTCCAACCTGTACCTGGCCAATTACGAACCCATTTTTCTTGACCTTTTCTTCAAAGACAGTCACGATTTTTCTTTCTTCTTCCTGATAGCTCTTTGCAACTGCCTGTTTCTTTTTTACTATATCTTCCGCATCAAGTATCTTCGATAGATTTTTCTTAAGGTAAGTAATAAATCTCGACATCGATTTGGCAAACTTTTTCCCTTTTCCAACAGGCAATGTTATCAATCGAGGATGGTCTGGAGAACTAAAATTATAAACATACAGCCTATCATAAGATTCATTACAATGAGGATTTATCTTTTCGAGAATCTTTCTAACAGCTGTCCTTCTGCCTGTCCCTGTCAAACCTGTAACAAAGACATTGTAGCCCTGACCATAAAGCTCAAGTCCAAGTTTGAGCGCTTTGATCGCCCTATCCTGTCCAATTGTCCCTTCAGGAGGTTCTAATTTTTCAATACCTTTGAAATTACTTCCTTTGAGTTTGCATTGCCACCTAAGTTTTGAAGGCGGAACAATAAATTTCTTTGCAACAGCCATTTTTTTCTCCTTATTATTTCCTTCATTATCAAAATCATAATGACATAACAATCGATATTGTCGATATTTTTATTTTTTTTATCAAAATTATCAGTTTCATCTACAAAACAAAATGAACTATTTTGACTATCTAATTCGCCCATTTCCAATCTTATTTACTCTCTATAATTTATTTTCTTTATTCTCGATAGATATTCTATATAAACTTCAAAAGTTATAATCATAAATTTCTTCAAATTCTTTAAGCTCTTCGTGATAGAATAAATTTTATAAAAGTAGTAGAAGATTTTTCTTTTTAAGGATTAAAAAAAATGTATTTGATTTATGAAATTTTCATCTGGATATTTTTTACTGTTTCCTCACCTTTCTTCATTTATAAATTTTTTACAACAGAGAAATACAGGGCGGGATTGAAGGAAAGACTTGGATTATACAATTGGAAGAAGATTCAAAAAACAGAAAAAAAACGCATATGGATACATGCGGTATCTGTAGGAGAAACAATGGCTGCGTCTTTTTTGGCTTCCCAACTGCATAAAAAAATCCCTGACTGCGAAATATTCTTTTCCACAACAACTGTTACAGGACAAAAAACTGCACAGAATAGGGTAAAGTGGGCTCACAAAATCTTTTATTTCCCTCTTGATTTTTCTTTTGCAGTTAAAAGAGCTATCAAGCAGGTAAATCCTGATATCTGCATTTTGATTGAAACAGAGATTTGGCCCAATTTTTTAAGGATATGCAAAAAAGAAGGGATTCCTATAATCATTGCAAACGGCCGTCTCTCTGAAAAATCCTTCAAGGGCTATAAAAGATTAGGACCCATAATAAAAAGAATTTTACAGGATATTACCCTATTTAGTATGCAAACCAACGCAGACGCCGAAAGGATAAAACGATTAGGCGCTGCAGAAGACAGGATAAGAGTAGTAGGAAATATAAAATTCGACCAAGCACTTGCATCTTCAAAAACTGTAAAGAAAGAGGAAATTCGTAAAAAGTTCAATATTCCAACGGATAAATTCATTTTGCTTTTTGCAAGCACACATAGTGGGGAGGAAAAAATATTGATTCCTCTCTTTAAGAAACTTAAAGAAGAAAAAGAAAACTTATTTTTGATAATAGCACCACGCCATCCTGAAAGATTCGATGAAGTAGCATCAATTATCGAAAAGGAAGGAATGAGCTATTTGAGAAGGACCAATATCGAAAACAGCAATAGTAATGCTGCTAAAGGATATGATATTCTTCTTCTTGATTCTGTTGGAGAACTTTATATGCTATTTAGTGTATGTGATCTCGTATTTATGGGAGGTTCTCTTGTCCCTGTTGGAGGACATAACCTTCTCGAAGCTGCAGTTTTTGGTAAACCAACGGTTTTTGGTCCCCATATGCACAATTTTAGAGACATAGCTTCAATCATAATTTCAAACAAAGCAGGTTATCAAGTTTCCAATGAGAAAGAACTAATTCAAATAATGAAGCATTTTATCGACAATCCAACAGAGCTTTCTGAGGCAAGCAACAACTGCAAGCTCATATTTGATGAAAACAGCGGAGCAACGGATAAAAATGTTGAAATTATCAAAGGACTGATTCTATAGAAATGTCTTCATATAGAGATTACTATCTTTCAATAGTTGAAGGGAAGAAAAAAGAAATTGACGCCAATATAATCAGATTTATCCTTTTGCCTCTATCCTTTATTTATTCATTTTTTCCCTTTCTCAAAGAGAAGCTCTATCAGACAGGAATCCTCAAATCAATTAAATTGGATGTGCCTGTTATATCCGTTGGAAATCTGAGTTGGGGAGGCACAGGAAAAACTCCTGCCGTCATAGAAATATCTAATATCTTAAAGAAACACTCAATAAACCATTCTATCATAAGCAGAGGTTATGGCAGTAACTCACAAAAAAATAGAGCTTTAATCGTATCAGATAGAAACAAAATATTGGAAAAACCGCCTCTTGCATCAGACGAAAACTATCTTTTAGCTTCAAAGCTTTCAGGAATTCCAATCATACAGGATAGGGATAGAATTCGCGCCGGCAGGTTGGCAGTCAAAGAATTCGAGACTAAAGCAATCATTTTAGATGATGCATATCAGCATCTTAAAGCTGATAGAGATGTAAATATACTTCTTTGGGACAGCAGAGTGACGCCTCAAAAAGCATATCCCATTCCCGCAGGCACATTGAGAGAGAGAATCAGCGCAGTAAAAAGGGCAGATGCCATAATTCTCACAAAAACAAATCAGAAAGGAAGCCAATATGAGCTTTGCAGAAATTTCTTTGAAAAGCTCTGTCCTGATAAAAGAATTTTCACTGCTTCCCATAAAGCCGTAGAAATCAAAGAAAATGACAATGATGATAGTGAAATACAATATGATATGGAAAGCATAAAAGGGAAAAAAACAGTTGGCTTTTGTGCTATTGCTGACTGTGATTCCTTCAAATCAACTTTGGAAGAATTAGGTGTTGAAATTTGTCAATTTTTCCCATTTCGGGACCATCATTTCTTTTCAGAGAAGGATATTTCAATTCTAAGTAATGCTTTTCAAAAGAACAAAGCTGATTTTCTTATTACGACAGAAAAGGATGTTTCAAGATGCGGTAGTCTTCTTAAAAAGGCAGGGAG encodes:
- the lpxK gene encoding tetraacyldisaccharide 4'-kinase, yielding MSSYRDYYLSIVEGKKKEIDANIIRFILLPLSFIYSFFPFLKEKLYQTGILKSIKLDVPVISVGNLSWGGTGKTPAVIEISNILKKHSINHSIISRGYGSNSQKNRALIVSDRNKILEKPPLASDENYLLASKLSGIPIIQDRDRIRAGRLAVKEFETKAIILDDAYQHLKADRDVNILLWDSRVTPQKAYPIPAGTLRERISAVKRADAIILTKTNQKGSQYELCRNFFEKLCPDKRIFTASHKAVEIKENDNDDSEIQYDMESIKGKKTVGFCAIADCDSFKSTLEELGVEICQFFPFRDHHFFSEKDISILSNAFQKNKADFLITTEKDVSRCGSLLKKAGRVLYPVISFKINEEEEFEKFIISKISPLIS
- a CDS encoding 3-deoxy-D-manno-octulosonic acid transferase, encoding MYLIYEIFIWIFFTVSSPFFIYKFFTTEKYRAGLKERLGLYNWKKIQKTEKKRIWIHAVSVGETMAASFLASQLHKKIPDCEIFFSTTTVTGQKTAQNRVKWAHKIFYFPLDFSFAVKRAIKQVNPDICILIETEIWPNFLRICKKEGIPIIIANGRLSEKSFKGYKRLGPIIKRILQDITLFSMQTNADAERIKRLGAAEDRIRVVGNIKFDQALASSKTVKKEEIRKKFNIPTDKFILLFASTHSGEEKILIPLFKKLKEEKENLFLIIAPRHPERFDEVASIIEKEGMSYLRRTNIENSNSNAAKGYDILLLDSVGELYMLFSVCDLVFMGGSLVPVGGHNLLEAAVFGKPTVFGPHMHNFRDIASIIISNKAGYQVSNEKELIQIMKHFIDNPTELSEASNNCKLIFDENSGATDKNVEIIKGLIL